One window from the genome of Methyloradius palustris encodes:
- a CDS encoding EscU/YscU/HrcU family type III secretion system export apparatus switch protein translates to MMSNPSEKNPRHLSQQAVAIAYETGDLAPRVVARGRGAVAEQIIERAKQHEIFVHESKDLVALLMQVDLDDHIPPALYRAIAEILAWLYRAEQQASEGGASYSDNKPPEYNIISQPLLAQNTDEPEVTE, encoded by the coding sequence ATGATGTCTAATCCGTCTGAAAAGAATCCACGCCATTTAAGTCAGCAAGCGGTAGCCATTGCTTATGAAACCGGTGATCTTGCCCCACGTGTAGTCGCCCGTGGGCGTGGGGCAGTGGCCGAACAAATTATCGAACGCGCAAAACAGCATGAGATATTTGTGCATGAATCTAAAGACTTGGTTGCTTTGTTGATGCAGGTTGATTTGGATGACCATATCCCACCTGCACTTTATCGGGCTATCGCGGAAATTCTGGCTTGGCTTTATCGTGCAGAACAGCAAGCCTCAGAAGGGGGCGCATCTTATAGCGATAATAAGCCACCTGAATACAATATTATTTCGCAGCCTTTACTCGCACAAAACACTGATGAACCTGAAGTTACTGAGTAA
- the fliK gene encoding flagellar hook-length control protein FliK produces the protein MINLPDLLGIQAVDKIAPVLSAIKVADTGHEADFRAAQLVKGQSYYAQILSRADDKNFYVKVQDAVLKMDLGSIAKYISLPTGAGSQSEAVKASLANAAAAQADVMTNEALKSNVTGSLGQTLLLKYVDNAPVPTFMLLPHGQAADKNEPQLSLAGKLIDQQLREAEKHGVSTKYIAGDLLSNTPNNPQQLAEQLKSALTNSGLFYESHLKDFVEGQRTLQSVQQEPQNQPNAQTATLMAHQLAVLENQRLIWRGEVWPGQLMEWDVHQPDQDNSESSTNTSPDQAAMPIASEITLHLPHLGKVTAKLNVWGEHVKVQIVADNAKTAVALKTQSADLSKAFEVSGQAVEGLTISTRMSG, from the coding sequence ATGATCAATCTACCAGACTTGCTGGGCATACAAGCGGTTGATAAGATCGCCCCAGTATTGTCTGCTATCAAGGTTGCTGATACTGGGCACGAAGCTGATTTTAGAGCTGCACAACTCGTTAAAGGCCAAAGTTACTACGCACAAATACTCTCCCGTGCCGACGACAAAAATTTTTATGTCAAAGTACAGGATGCAGTCCTCAAGATGGATTTGGGTTCAATTGCCAAGTACATCTCTCTACCCACTGGTGCTGGGTCGCAATCAGAGGCAGTCAAAGCCTCTCTAGCCAATGCCGCAGCTGCACAAGCTGATGTGATGACTAACGAGGCACTGAAATCAAATGTCACGGGTAGCCTAGGCCAGACGTTATTATTGAAGTATGTTGATAATGCCCCTGTGCCTACGTTTATGCTTTTGCCTCACGGGCAAGCGGCCGATAAAAATGAGCCACAGTTGAGCCTTGCAGGCAAGCTGATAGACCAGCAACTGAGAGAAGCCGAGAAGCATGGCGTTTCAACTAAATATATCGCTGGCGACTTACTCAGTAATACCCCCAATAATCCACAGCAACTTGCTGAGCAACTGAAAAGTGCGCTCACCAATAGCGGGCTGTTCTATGAATCACATCTTAAAGATTTTGTAGAGGGGCAGCGCACATTGCAATCAGTGCAACAAGAACCACAAAACCAGCCTAATGCGCAGACTGCAACGCTAATGGCGCATCAATTGGCTGTCCTCGAAAACCAGCGCCTAATCTGGCGTGGTGAGGTCTGGCCTGGGCAATTGATGGAGTGGGATGTGCATCAACCTGACCAAGATAATAGCGAGTCTTCTACAAATACATCACCTGATCAGGCCGCCATGCCGATTGCCAGTGAAATTACCTTACATTTACCACATTTAGGCAAGGTGACAGCAAAGCTGAATGTTTGGGGGGAGCATGTCAAAGTGCAGATTGTGGCAGACAACGCTAAAACTGCAGTGGCACTTAAAACGCAGTCAGCGGATTTATCAAAAGCGTTCGAAGTGAGTGGCCAAGCGGTTGAGGGACTGACGATCAGCACCCGCATGAGCGGTTGA
- a CDS encoding flagellar protein FliT: MLHDNALAIYESVALLTTEMVVAARKQDWEKLAELEANCADYVEKLKDYEQAEPLTGKALARKLASIKKILADDREIRDLVDPWMVKFSNMMTINAAHGQSQSTKRHKHTLQ, from the coding sequence ATGCTACATGACAATGCATTGGCAATTTATGAATCCGTAGCACTACTAACTACTGAAATGGTAGTTGCTGCCAGAAAGCAGGATTGGGAAAAGTTGGCAGAGCTCGAAGCTAACTGCGCAGATTATGTGGAAAAGTTAAAAGACTACGAGCAAGCTGAGCCCTTAACTGGCAAGGCTTTGGCGCGTAAATTGGCAAGCATCAAGAAAATACTGGCCGATGATAGAGAGATCCGCGACTTGGTTGACCCTTGGATGGTTAAATTCTCTAATATGATGACCATTAATGCGGCACACGGACAATCACAATCTACCAAGCGCCACAAACATACGCTGCAATGA
- the fliS gene encoding flagellar export chaperone FliS, giving the protein MFGFNQGVNEYSRVGVETGVVAASPLKLVVMLYDGAIAACQSAVLQMNQKNIEKKSALLSKAIMIIQSGLRLSLDKQSGGEIAQSLDDLYAYMSDRLYIANIKNDPELIHEVIKLLIDLKSSWETIEQQDRVQQGRANTQAKFFSEKSISTSSVSKLAEV; this is encoded by the coding sequence ATGTTTGGATTTAATCAAGGCGTTAATGAATATTCACGTGTTGGCGTTGAAACAGGCGTAGTAGCCGCCAGTCCCCTTAAGCTGGTAGTGATGCTTTACGATGGCGCTATTGCAGCTTGCCAATCAGCAGTTTTGCAGATGAACCAGAAGAACATTGAGAAAAAAAGTGCATTGCTATCAAAAGCCATCATGATTATTCAAAGTGGTCTTAGACTTAGCCTAGATAAACAATCCGGCGGTGAAATAGCACAAAGCCTGGATGACTTGTATGCCTATATGAGTGATCGTTTATATATTGCCAATATCAAAAACGACCCTGAGTTAATTCATGAAGTCATTAAGCTGCTGATTGATTTAAAAAGCTCATGGGAAACCATTGAGCAACAAGACAGAGTTCAGCAAGGCCGTGCTAATACCCAAGCTAAATTTTTCTCTGAAAAATCAATCTCAACATCATCTGTCTCTAAACTTGCAGAGGTTTAA
- the fliD gene encoding flagellar filament capping protein FliD, whose protein sequence is MTSPVTSSGSASGLDVNSIVSALVNADKGTLNNLTAQKTAYNSKLSAIGTLKSALATYQTAMSGLTSASKFNAQVVTAGDTSVFTATASGSASVSNYAITVSQLAQPQKIALAGFANTTDVVGTGTLNISFGSYASGTNTFTSNTSKPGVSITIDSSNNTLAGVRDAINAANAGVTATIVNDGSASGNRLVITSKDSGLENTIKISVADTSDGSNTDASGLSQLAYDPTATSGAGKNLSEMQAAKNALLNIDGIAVSKSSNTITDAIDGVTLNLLKTSSGVPVSLSVSNDSTTVQASVTAFVNAYNALDKTIRGLTSYDATTQVAGLLLGDSTVNNIASQLKASVTQSLGTDTLSSLSQIGVAFQRDGSLAVDSTKLQSAITNNFGSISALFTAAGKATDQLVTYTSSTDKTQAGNYAVTVSQLATKGSLQASSAPNLTITQGANDQVNLTVNGVSYSLTLTAGIYATTQDLINELQTRLTQAGAAAQVSNNAGTLKITSNNYGSGSAVAVTGGSGATDLFGGSPTATTGLDVAGTINGVAAIGAGQTLTGAFGDASQGLKINIADGTLGARGTINFTLGFASQLNTFTTNLLSSSGALSTKTDGINTSIDRLNDQMDAENTRLTKLEASYRAQYTALDTLISSMNATSSYLTQQIAQFTANSKS, encoded by the coding sequence ATGACTAGTCCCGTCACATCGAGTGGTTCAGCTTCAGGCTTGGATGTTAACTCCATTGTATCGGCGTTGGTCAATGCGGATAAAGGCACATTAAATAATCTAACTGCACAGAAGACAGCATACAACTCTAAGCTTTCAGCAATTGGTACTTTAAAGAGTGCACTCGCTACTTATCAGACGGCAATGTCTGGTCTTACCAGCGCATCTAAATTCAATGCCCAAGTAGTGACAGCAGGGGATACCTCTGTATTTACTGCAACTGCTAGCGGTAGCGCTAGTGTCAGTAATTATGCCATCACGGTTAGCCAGCTCGCTCAACCGCAAAAAATAGCCCTGGCGGGATTTGCCAATACCACAGATGTTGTTGGCACTGGCACACTGAATATCTCTTTTGGTAGTTATGCTTCTGGTACAAACACATTCACAAGCAATACTAGCAAACCTGGTGTCAGCATTACGATTGACTCTTCAAACAATACGCTTGCTGGTGTAAGGGATGCAATTAATGCTGCCAACGCAGGGGTAACCGCTACTATTGTCAATGACGGCTCTGCTAGTGGCAACAGGCTTGTTATTACTTCAAAAGACTCAGGCCTAGAAAATACAATCAAGATTTCTGTTGCGGATACTAGCGATGGAAGCAATACAGATGCATCAGGCTTGTCACAGCTAGCCTATGACCCAACTGCAACAAGCGGTGCGGGTAAGAATTTAAGCGAAATGCAAGCGGCCAAGAACGCGCTCCTGAACATAGATGGTATCGCTGTGAGTAAATCCAGTAATACCATTACCGATGCGATTGATGGCGTCACCCTGAATTTACTGAAGACCAGTTCAGGTGTGCCGGTGAGTCTTTCAGTAAGCAATGATTCCACAACGGTACAAGCTTCAGTGACTGCGTTTGTGAATGCATATAATGCCTTGGACAAAACAATACGTGGTCTTACTAGCTACGATGCTACAACACAAGTCGCCGGCTTGTTGTTGGGTGATTCTACAGTCAATAATATCGCCAGCCAGCTTAAAGCCAGTGTTACTCAAAGTCTAGGGACTGATACATTGAGTTCGCTATCGCAGATCGGCGTTGCGTTCCAGCGTGATGGTAGTTTGGCGGTAGATAGCACTAAGTTACAAAGTGCAATTACTAACAATTTTGGTTCTATATCTGCTTTGTTTACTGCAGCTGGCAAAGCCACTGATCAACTGGTTACCTATACAAGTAGCACAGATAAAACCCAGGCAGGTAACTATGCAGTGACAGTGTCACAGCTTGCAACGAAAGGTAGTTTGCAAGCTAGTAGCGCCCCTAATCTTACTATTACTCAAGGGGCTAATGATCAGGTGAATCTCACCGTGAATGGTGTGAGTTACAGTCTTACGCTAACAGCCGGAATCTATGCGACCACACAAGACTTGATTAATGAATTGCAAACCCGCCTAACACAAGCCGGGGCTGCCGCTCAGGTAAGTAATAATGCTGGTACCTTAAAGATTACATCCAATAATTATGGCTCTGGTTCTGCAGTAGCAGTTACGGGTGGTTCTGGCGCTACTGATTTGTTTGGCGGTTCGCCAACAGCCACTACTGGATTAGATGTAGCCGGTACGATTAACGGTGTTGCCGCTATTGGTGCAGGGCAGACTCTGACAGGTGCTTTTGGTGATGCATCCCAAGGCTTGAAAATCAATATTGCAGATGGAACGCTTGGTGCGCGTGGCACGATTAATTTCACGCTTGGTTTTGCCAGCCAGCTAAATACGTTTACTACTAATTTGCTAAGTTCCAGTGGCGCGTTATCGACGAAAACGGATGGTATTAATACTTCAATCGATCGTTTAAATGACCAGATGGATGCTGAAAATACACGCTTAACCAAATTAGAAGCTAGCTATCGCGCCCAATATACAGCGCTCGATACACTGATTAGTAGCATGAATGCAACAAGTTCTTACCTAACGCAGCAAATCGCCCAATTCACTGCAAATAGCAAATCTTAA
- a CDS encoding flagellar protein FlaG, with translation MSIPSVDLYSARPIVTPAPVSTGGSVQSKATVSTVEASQASKSTSAPVSQSALEAAVKNINEFVSPMTQSIEFSLDQDSGRTIVKVVDSETQKVLRQIPDEEVLQISKTLDKLQGLLIKQTA, from the coding sequence ATGTCCATACCTAGTGTTGATTTATATTCGGCTAGACCGATAGTAACGCCAGCGCCTGTTTCTACAGGGGGTAGTGTTCAATCTAAAGCAACCGTTTCTACTGTTGAAGCCAGCCAAGCATCAAAATCAACAAGTGCTCCAGTATCACAATCCGCTTTGGAAGCTGCAGTAAAAAATATCAATGAATTTGTTTCACCCATGACGCAAAGTATAGAGTTTTCATTGGACCAAGATTCAGGCCGTACCATCGTAAAAGTCGTGGATTCAGAAACACAAAAAGTATTGCGTCAGATTCCAGATGAAGAAGTACTTCAAATATCCAAAACACTGGATAAATTGCAGGGTTTGTTAATTAAGCAGACTGCTTAA
- a CDS encoding flagellin N-terminal helical domain-containing protein, whose product MALVINTNIASLNAQNNLNKSQMGLQTSLQRLSSGLRVNSSKDDAAGLSIATRIDAQVRGQTVAIRNANDAISYSQTAEGALGNVTDALQRMRELAVQSVNASNGSGDRSNLDAEFQQLASEISRLGTDTKFNSQAVFGTSSLVFQVGADSGQTITVSATTASSVTGDITSVSGANSALTAIDTALDAVNTSRATLGAVQNRFQSVISSLNVSVENQTASKSRIMDTDFAAETANLTKNQILQQAGTAMLAQANSIPNNVLSLLKG is encoded by the coding sequence ATGGCTTTAGTAATTAACACCAACATTGCATCTTTGAATGCACAAAACAACCTGAACAAATCACAAATGGGTTTGCAAACTTCTTTGCAACGTTTGTCATCAGGTCTTCGCGTTAACAGCTCAAAGGATGATGCTGCTGGCTTATCAATTGCAACACGTATTGATGCGCAAGTTCGCGGTCAAACTGTAGCGATTCGTAACGCTAACGATGCGATTTCATACTCACAAACTGCTGAAGGCGCGCTGGGTAACGTAACAGACGCATTGCAACGTATGCGTGAACTGGCTGTACAGTCTGTTAATGCAAGTAATGGTAGCGGTGACCGTTCAAATCTGGATGCTGAATTCCAACAACTGGCTTCAGAAATTTCACGTTTGGGTACCGATACCAAATTTAATAGCCAAGCTGTATTCGGCACTTCAAGCTTGGTATTCCAAGTAGGTGCTGATAGTGGTCAAACAATTACTGTGTCAGCAACCACTGCAAGCTCAGTCACTGGCGATATCACTAGTGTAAGTGGCGCAAACTCAGCATTGACCGCAATTGATACTGCATTGGATGCTGTGAATACCAGCCGTGCAACATTGGGTGCTGTACAAAACCGCTTCCAGTCTGTGATCTCTAGCTTGAATGTGTCAGTTGAGAATCAAACTGCTTCTAAATCACGCATCATGGATACAGACTTTGCGGCTGAAACTGCAAACTTGACCAAAAATCAAATCTTGCAGCAAGCAGGTACAGCGATGTTAGCGCAGGCCAACTCAATACCAAATAACGTGTTATCACTGTTAAAAGGCTAA
- a CDS encoding response regulator: protein MDHKKIKVIIADDHAILRQGLLQILSETEDIIVISEATNASEAIKLAYKSEADVMLLDISLPDRNGIDALKMIKRDNPMLAVLMLSMHREDQYAIRSLKAGASGYLSKQSASSDLVTAIRTIAKGKKFITPELAEALANQVSSPSDKLPHETLSDREFQTMIMIASGLSVSDIALKLSLSVKTISMYRARLLEKMQMKHNAELTHYAIKNELVD from the coding sequence ATGGATCATAAGAAAATCAAAGTCATTATTGCTGATGACCACGCCATACTCAGGCAAGGGTTGCTGCAAATTTTGTCAGAAACTGAAGATATCATTGTGATTTCTGAAGCAACGAATGCCTCAGAGGCCATCAAGCTTGCCTATAAAAGTGAAGCAGATGTGATGTTGCTAGATATTTCCTTACCAGATCGTAATGGTATTGATGCACTGAAAATGATCAAGCGTGATAACCCGATGCTGGCTGTATTGATGTTATCAATGCATCGAGAAGACCAATATGCCATACGTTCATTAAAAGCAGGCGCTTCAGGTTATTTGAGTAAACAGAGTGCGTCATCCGATTTGGTGACAGCGATTCGCACCATCGCAAAAGGCAAAAAATTTATCACTCCTGAGTTAGCGGAAGCCCTAGCGAATCAAGTCAGTAGCCCATCCGATAAGCTTCCACATGAAACGCTATCTGATCGAGAGTTTCAGACCATGATTATGATTGCGTCTGGTTTATCTGTCAGTGATATTGCCCTGAAACTTTCACTCTCCGTAAAAACAATCAGTATGTACCGGGCTCGCTTGCTAGAGAAAATGCAGATGAAACACAATGCGGAACTCACGCATTATGCCATTAAGAATGAATTGGTTGATTAG
- a CDS encoding sensor histidine kinase, with the protein MSSQNEVLELFNVMLLGVSDEVFLIDAKSMQIVAASDSALSYLDCTLTQLQAYPLQALLGVEQSVLQKCLNAYRDNPDLFAHQSKINNQHYIYQDDHLKVLLARFNQHEFIVATKNSWANKKDIIQALDESESRFHAILYNTPGLVVEFRFESKQHVLFTFVSDACKALLGVSPERLKQAPTLFYEMMLPEDRISFEESIGSSASGLSVLNWEGRVWIDEWQDTKWINLRCSPRMLSDGLIQWEGIMTNITQSKLEKYEIEQSRQRLAELSAHMTQIKEDERQRIGREIHDDLGGNLTAIKIGLASIIQRIKPDEAVLVDKAKNLEVLVDDTFEAAHRISGDLRPNVLELGIVAALEWQTKQFEKQIGIDAHFSSNKTDIEVTQDQAITLFRICQEGLFNIAKHANATHVTVLLNLLADEIIMQIDDDGIGIQPSDMLKANSYGLRGMSERLAALDGTFSIQRGTKRGTTILVKLPYLPEVALGKMSIGISQ; encoded by the coding sequence TTGAGCTCGCAAAACGAAGTATTAGAGTTGTTCAACGTCATGCTTTTGGGGGTGTCGGACGAAGTTTTCCTCATTGATGCAAAATCTATGCAGATCGTTGCTGCCAGTGATAGTGCGCTCAGTTACTTGGATTGTACCCTTACTCAATTACAAGCTTACCCATTGCAGGCTTTGCTTGGTGTCGAACAGTCTGTTTTGCAAAAGTGTCTTAACGCCTATCGCGACAATCCTGATTTGTTTGCTCACCAGAGTAAAATTAATAATCAACATTACATTTATCAAGATGATCACCTGAAGGTATTGCTAGCTCGTTTTAATCAGCACGAGTTTATCGTAGCGACCAAAAATAGCTGGGCAAACAAAAAAGACATTATTCAAGCACTGGATGAGAGTGAGTCAAGATTCCATGCGATTCTTTACAACACGCCTGGCTTGGTGGTTGAGTTTCGTTTTGAATCTAAACAGCATGTGCTATTTACCTTTGTCAGCGATGCCTGCAAAGCCCTGCTTGGCGTTAGTCCAGAACGATTAAAGCAGGCACCCACCTTATTTTATGAAATGATGTTGCCAGAAGATCGCATATCGTTTGAAGAAAGTATCGGTTCATCAGCCAGCGGCCTGAGTGTATTGAATTGGGAGGGGCGTGTTTGGATCGATGAATGGCAAGATACCAAATGGATCAACTTACGCTGTAGCCCGCGTATGCTGAGTGATGGCTTGATACAGTGGGAAGGTATCATGACCAACATCACGCAGAGTAAGCTGGAAAAATATGAGATTGAACAATCGCGTCAGCGTCTGGCTGAGCTTTCCGCACATATGACACAGATTAAAGAAGATGAACGGCAGAGGATAGGTCGTGAAATTCATGATGATCTTGGTGGTAATCTCACGGCGATCAAAATCGGCTTAGCTTCGATCATCCAGCGTATTAAGCCAGATGAGGCAGTGCTGGTGGATAAAGCAAAAAATCTGGAGGTGCTGGTTGATGATACATTCGAGGCTGCCCACCGCATCTCTGGTGACTTGCGCCCTAATGTGCTGGAGCTTGGCATTGTCGCTGCATTAGAGTGGCAAACCAAGCAGTTTGAAAAGCAGATTGGTATTGATGCTCATTTCTCTAGTAACAAAACCGATATTGAGGTGACTCAAGATCAAGCGATTACATTGTTTAGAATTTGCCAAGAAGGCTTATTCAATATTGCCAAGCATGCAAACGCTACACATGTCACGGTCTTGCTCAATTTGCTGGCAGATGAAATCATCATGCAGATTGATGATGATGGCATTGGCATACAACCTAGCGATATGCTGAAAGCTAATTCATACGGTTTGCGAGGAATGTCTGAGCGTCTAGCCGCGCTTGATGGTACTTTTAGTATTCAGCGCGGCACAAAACGTGGTACTACTATTCTGGTTAAACTTCCTTATCTACCTGAAGTAGCGTTAGGCAAAATGAGTATTGGTATTTCGCAATAA